One part of the Glycine soja cultivar W05 chromosome 11, ASM419377v2, whole genome shotgun sequence genome encodes these proteins:
- the LOC114373681 gene encoding protein DMP4-like translates to MDVIVQEDMYMYNNSKNHDEQKLPLLHNIMEVPDDAKRSLIQRAMSQAFQSTAHLANLLPTGTVLSFQFLSPIVTNQGNCDLVCKFMTSMLVALCGASCFLQCFTDSFRDDKGNVCYGLATFRGMWVIDGSTTISPELGAKYRLKPIDFVHAVMSILVFAAVVLFDQNVVSCFFPSPSNEAREILTVLPVAIGAFCSMLFVAFPTQRHGIGFPLSTK, encoded by the coding sequence ATGGATGTTATAGTTCAAGAAGACATGTATATGTATAATAATTCCAAGAATcatgatgaacaaaagctaCCACTTTTGCACAATATTATGGAGGTGCCAGATGATGCAAAGAGAAGCCTCATTCAGAGAGCCATGAGTCAAGCATTTCAAAGCACAGCTCATTTGGCGAATCTCTTACCAACTGGCACTGTTCTCTCTTTCCAATTTCTGTCTCCAATTGTCACAAACCAAGGAAACTGTGACTTGGTTTGCAAGTTCATGACTTCTATGCTTGTGGCTCTTTGTGGAGCCTCTTGTTTCTTGCAATGCTTCACTGATAGCTTCAGAGATGACAAGGGGAACGTTTGTTATGGGCTTGCCACATTCAGGGGCATGTGGGTCATTGATGGATCAACCACAATTTCACCTGAACTCGGCGCGAAATATAGATTGAAGCCTATTGATTTCGTGCATGCTGTGATGTCAATTTTGGTTTTTGCAGCAGTTGTTTTGTTTGATCAGAATGTAGTGAGTTGTTTCTTTCCATCACCTTCAAATGAGGCACGGGAAATCTTAACGGTGTTGCCTGTGGCCATTGGGGCTTTTTGTAGCATGCTTTTTGTGGCGTTTCCTACACAGAGACATGGAATTGGTTTTCCACTTTCAACAAAGTAA